One Pseudobutyrivibrio xylanivorans genomic window, AGACCAAGATTCTTGGCAGCCTCCACATCAAAACGTCCCTTTCTAGGGATATCAATGGTGTAGCCATAGCACAAAACATTATGATTTACTTTAAAAGCATGAATGTGATAGCCAAGAATCTCAAAAGTTTCATCTGGCTCTGTAATTTCATGGAAGTTGATTTCAAAAGGAAGCTCTGGAGCAATTACCCTGAGTGAGTTAACAACTCTTTCCAAGCCCTTTGGACCAACTATAGTAATAGGCTCTGTTCTATCGGAATTTCCCATAGAAAGCAGAAAACCTGGCAAACCACTGACGTGATCTGCGTGGTAATGGGTAAGACATATAATTGAAATTGGGTTTGGCGAAAAACCAGCCTCACGAAGAGCTACCTGAGTTCCCTCACCACAATCAATTAACAGACCTTCGCCATTAAATCTAAATAAACAGGAGGTGAGCCATCTATTAGGCAATGGCATCATGCCTGCTGTTCCTAGTAAACAAACATCTAACATCTATCTATCCTTTTCTATGTCCAAACGCATGCATATCGCGTCTTCGACAGGATTACTGTAAAAATATTTACGTCTTCCAATTTCCTCGAAGCCCAGAGACGTATATAGGTGTCGAGCTGGTGTATTGGATACACGAACCTCTAAAAATATAATATCAATCCCCTTGGATTTCAATTCTTCGATTGAATGGGCCAAAAGCTTCTTTCCTATGCCATGTCCACGATATTCCTCTGATACAACAATATCTGG contains:
- the rimI gene encoding ribosomal protein S18-alanine N-acetyltransferase encodes the protein MAFDFRYATESDIEQIVAIEEEAMSNPWNAVAYQEAISSDHAFIIVAEDSGTIAGFAVFYLTAPESELPDIVVSEEYRGHGIGKKLLAHSIEELKSKGIDIIFLEVRVSNTPARHLYTSLGFEEIGRRKYFYSNPVEDAICMRLDIEKDR
- a CDS encoding ribonuclease Z; translation: MLDVCLLGTAGMMPLPNRWLTSCLFRFNGEGLLIDCGEGTQVALREAGFSPNPISIICLTHYHADHVSGLPGFLLSMGNSDRTEPITIVGPKGLERVVNSLRVIAPELPFEINFHEITEPDETFEILGYHIHAFKVNHNVLCYGYTIDIPRKGRFDVEAAKNLGLPVTLWNPLQKGQTVQHEGKTYTPDMVMGNARKGIKVTYCTDTRPTKSLVDAASESDLLICEGMYAEEEKLIKAKQNKHMTFYEAAKVAKDANVSKLWLTHFSPSMTGHKRYMKAVCDIFPQAQLGEDGKFLELDFAEE